One window of Medicago truncatula cultivar Jemalong A17 chromosome 2, MtrunA17r5.0-ANR, whole genome shotgun sequence genomic DNA carries:
- the LOC120578355 gene encoding uncharacterized protein, producing MEGLEQENQVLRAEVTSLKTKIEELESMKTKMDELSELVKVLSTAQSQPPPPPPFSTQAEASSSAIPDWTICADTPTHSAPQRSTRWFQPFTAGEIFRPIACEAQMPTHQYMARVPPVKVPPVAMTYSAPVMHTIPQNEEPIFHSGNMEAYDGVSNLREKYDELQRDVKALRGKGKFGKTAYDLCLVPNVQIPHKFKIPDFEKYKGNSCPEEHLKMYVRRMSAYARDDQVLIYYFQESLAGPASKWYTNLDKMEIQTFRDLCEAFVEQYNYNMDMALDRSDLQAMTQGDKETFKEYAQRWRDTAAQVSPRIEEKEMTKIFLKTLNQFYYEKMVGSTPKNFVEMVGMGVQLEEGVREGRLVKDGASDSGAKKFGNNFPRKKAPEVGMVAHGRPLQNYPAYQHVAAITPATNAIQQPGYQPQFQQYPQQLYQQQQPRPQAQRTQFDPIPMKYADLLPSLLEKNLVQTRPPPKVPERLPAWYRPDKFCAFHQGAPGHDTEYCYALKAAVQKLIRDRDLSFTNPLPDHGT from the coding sequence atggaaggTCTTGAGCAAGAGAATCAGGTCCTCCGTGCCGAAGTGACATCTTTGAAGACCAAGATAGAGGAATTGGAGTCTATGAAGACCAAGATGGATGAGTTGTCTGAATTGGTAAAAGTGCTATCAACTGCACAAAGtcaaccaccacctcctcctccctTCAGCACTCAGGCCGAAGCATCTTCCTCTGCTATCCCTGATTGGACAATATGTGCTGACACTCCGACACACTCTGCTCCACAACGTTCCACGCGTTGGTTTCAACCTTTTACTGCTGGTGAAATATTCCGTCCCATTGCCTGTGAAGCTCAGATGCCTACTCATCAGTATATGGCTCGTGTTCCCCCTGTAAAGGTCCCTCCAGTCGCTATGACCTACTCAGCACCTGTGATGCATACTAttccacaaaatgaagaacccaTCTTCCATTCAGGGAACATGGAGGCCTATGATGGAGTGAGTAACTTACGAGAAAAGTATGATGAACTGCAACGAGACGTGAAAGCTCTCCGGGGAAAAGGGAAATTTGGGAAGACTGCTTACGATCTCTGTTTGGTGCCGAATGTTCAGATACCTCACAAATTCAAGATTCCAGATTTcgagaagtataaagggaactcctgcccTGAGGAGCATCTAAAAATGTACGTGAGAAGGATGTCCGCATATGCCCGGGACGATCAGGTCCTTATTTATTACTTCCAAGAGAGTTTGGCTGGTCCTGCCTCAAAATGGTACACAAATCTAGACAAAATGgaaatccaaacttttcgtgatctatgtgaagcttttgtggaacagTACAATTATAATATGGATATGGCTCTAGACAGAAGCGATCTTCAGGCTATGACCCAGGGAGACAAGGAAACATTCAAAGAGTATGCCCAGCGATGGAGAGATACCGCTGCCCAAGTTAGCCCACGTATAGAAGAGAAGGAGATGACCAAGatcttcttaaaaactctcaatcagttCTACTACGAGAAGATGGTCGGAAGTACGCCCAAGAACTTTGttgagatggttggtatgggcGTGCAGTTggaagaaggagtccgagaaggacgatTAGTTAAAGATGGAGCTTCCGACAGTGGAGCCAAGAAATTTGGGAACAACTTCCCAAGAAAGAAAGCACCAGAGGTCGGTATGGTGGCCCATGGGAGGCCTCTGCAAAATTATCCAGCCTATCAACATGTTGCCGCCATTACGCCCGCTACCAATGCTATTCAACAACCGGGTTATCAGCCGCAGTTCCAACAGTATCCTCAGCAACTGTATCAGCAACAACAACCTCGACCACAAGCTCAAAGGACACAATTTGACCCGATCCCTatgaaatatgcggatttgctCCCATCATTGCTAGAGAAGAATTTGGTCCAGACCAGGCCACCTCCTAAGGTGCCAGAAAGATTACCAGCATGGTATAGACCTGATAAGTTTTGTGCTTTTCATCAAGGGGCCCCGGGTCATGATACTGAATACTGCTATGCTCTGAAGGCCGCAGTCCAAAAGTTAATCCGAGATAGAGATCTGTCCTTCACCAATCCGCTGCCAGATCATGGTACCTAA